Genomic segment of Xenopus laevis strain J_2021 chromosome 4S, Xenopus_laevis_v10.1, whole genome shotgun sequence:
tctggcaggctgttgtttctcctactcattgtaactgaatgtgtctcagtgggacctggattttactattgagtgctgttctaccaggcagctgttatcttgtgttagggagctgttatctggttaccttcccattgttctgttgttaggctgctgggggggaaagggagaggggtgatatcactccaacttgcagtacagcagtaaagagtgactgaagtttatcagagcacaagtcacatgactgggggcagctgggaaactgacaatatgtctagccccatgtcagatttcaaaattaaatataaaaaaatcagtttgctcttttgcgaatggatttcagtgcagaagtgttTTTGAAAACAGTGCTGCTgaagcagacttctgcactgaaatctgtttctcaaaagagcggctattttttcccatgacagtatccctttaattctgcATTCTTCTTAATAACACCACAACCACTGGATAATCTGAAGGCACCCCACCAATCTCCCCAGTATGGGTGCTTTTTATTAGGATATTGACCCTTTTTTTCATTAGAACGCCATCAGACTATATTGAGGAAATTGAATGTATTGTGGCCCAATGCACACCGGGCCGGGCCAGTAATAGTCACATATGGTTTCACATTAACTTACCTGATGCCGAAGTGAATTATTGGTCAGCGCCTGTGTCCCTGCTATGACATTGTTGTGTTTCGAGTGAACGTTGTTGTTCACAGGTGGCAGTTTGGCAACCTTACTGGATTTACTGGTGTTATTGGTGATGCTGCTGGTGCCGGCCAAGCATCTCCGCTTCTTTCCCATGAGTTTGTCCAGGGAAGCGTGCGAGTGGGAGAAGCTGTTGTGAGAGTTGACAGTTTGCTCGCCAGCCTGATGAACGAATGGTCCTAATGACAGTGTGGAGTCACTGCTGTTCATGACCACGCTCATCCTCTTAATGGATTCCGCAGAGTTCCCCGTCGGAGGACCCCTCCCTGATTGGTCATGTTTAAGACTAACAGAGTTACATTTACTGTTCACAAAATTGAGGCCAATGGCATGCGAGCTGCTCTGGGACGAATTGGTGGTGGGAGAGTGGTGGGTCCCAGAGTTGAGTGCACAGTTTTTCCTTACAGACTCTGTGGAATGAGGGGGGTGTACTAGCAGCTGGGGTGGGGTGCtagttttccttttctttcctgaGCCACCGccgctgctgctgttgttgctacTGGCACTGCTGCAGTTTGTGCTGCTGGCTGGGGTTTCTTTAGGCTTGAGGGACTTGGGGTTCTTTAATTTTTGAGGCTTGTTGGAATGGGGGGAGGGTAAAGGGGAAAGCACTGACGGTGTGGATGGGGAAGAAGACACTTGTCTGGATTGCATACTACTGACCGAGTCGCTCGCCCCAACAGGGTGACAGTTTAGTGGAGTTGCGTGTGACGAAGAGACTTTGTCGAGGGACAAACAGGGAGAGGTGGCAGTCACAGGAGGGGAGGTGCCGTGCGACAGGAATCCAGTGCTCTTGACGCTATTAGACGTTGCATTTGTGCTGCTCCGGTGTGGAGCCTGCGACGATGAATTGCTGGACGCTGGAGGGATTttcctaaaatgaaatatatataactttattatgCATCGTAGAAGCCTTCACTCTGATCTCGTCAATAGCCCACAGCAACTAATCAGAAGCTGTCTTGCCTAGTAACACTAATGAAAGCAACATGATTGGACACTTTGGAATCCTGGAACAGTTCTTTTAGTAAAGGGAATAGGTTTGTATATAAAGTGTTACAAAAGTCTTAGCACATCCTGATTAAGTAACCAGACTTCCTCCTTTCCCTGATGCAATTAGAATAGAAGGGgaattatatgtataatatcGCCTTGTGCAACCCTAGTACTATATAGGGAGGAGTATGCAAGGTTAGAATATACGAATATATAAGTGCTTatcgtcaattttacattaacttatttttaaggtttacttatcctttaacatataGTCTAACCTTGCATActcccttaatatcttagaatttaaaaaataaataatgtacattgcaaaagctcttagaatagcctcctcatcaattttacattcacttatttctaaGGTTAACCTATCCTTTTAAGCAATAACAGgtatattatttgattttaagGATTAAATATTACACACTGTAGTGAAAAACAAGAgtttgaaggatttttctttctcTAAAGAGACCTGTATGTGATTCCTTGTGGATAGAGAAACTGTATTATATGGGCCTGGATATTGCATATGTCTGAATTCTTGCACTTCACAAACACATATGACTACAACAGACTTGCAGTgaatttattatcttttattaattATAGAAAGCTTGTCCTGGTTTTTTATTCTGTAGGGCTGCATGGTGATTATACATAATTCCCTGCCcaggtggagcttacaatctaaggtccctattttATTCACAGACGCTAGGGGCAGTTTAATCAGGAaccagttaaagggattctgtcatgattttcatgatgtcGTTAttgtttctaaatgacactgtttacactgcaaataattcactctacagtataaaatttctttttatacaatttatcttgtaaaatttcattcctgaaccagcaagtgtattttttagttgtaatattggtgtggaggtgcatctcaggtcattttgcctggtcatgtgctttcagatagagccagcactttagcatggaactgctttctggcaggctgttgtttctcctactcaatgtagcggaatgtgtctcagtgggacctggattttactattgagtgttgttcttagattcaccaggcagctgttatcttgtgttagggagctgttatctggttaccttcccattgttatgttgttatgctgcggggggggggagaggggtgatatcactccaacttgcagtaaagcagtaaagattgactgaagtttatcagagcacaagtcacatgactgggggcagctgagaaactgacaatatgtctagccccatgtcagatttcaaaataaaatataaaaaaatcagtttgctcttttcagaattggatttcagtgcagaattctgctggagcagcactattaactcatgcggtttgaacaaatgtttttttcccataacaataACCCCTTTAACCTGCCTGTAGGGGATGTTGAGGAGGGactggagtacccagaggaaacacaTACAGACACGGGTAAAACATGTTGCAGTTAGTGCCCTGAACAGAATGGAACCCAGGGTTGCTAGGCAGTGATGCTACCCACTATGCTGGCTGGTGCTATACACTCGCAGGCTATTAATAATTATCACAATTCTGCCAAATTGTAGCAGTAATGAGTACCTCCACATTTGCGAGTTAAGATGCTTGTCCACCATGAAGTTAAGTGCACATCGGATGTGGTCCCACCGTTTGTCAAACACGTAATATCCTCTTCCAATCTGCCGGCTACCAAATCTGCAATACTGGGGGGGGGACAGAAGAATTAAAATGTGACCAGGTGTAAGTACATTTCTCTGCTTTGGAGTATTTTTCAGGTAATCTAAACAGCGTGGCAGCTCCTGCTTGTGTTTATAAAGGGACATGGAATAAATATACACTACTGCAAAGTAAGGAACAAGTGCACGGGAGTTGCAGCGGCCGCACTACATTGCAAGACAGGATTATAAGGGAAATATCTCAGCCAAGAGAAACAATATGGCTGCTCCCATGCACTTGACAAAATCAGATTGAATTATTTCCGGCCGAGCACAATTGAGACACTTACAGCTGCTGGTCGAGGGTGGTGATCAGAATAATGACAGTCCAGTTTTTCAGCAGACTCCTCCTTCTCGTCCCCCTCTCCCTCATCACTAGATAAGCGACAGGCGGGCTCAGCAGCAGATACTAGCGGTTGGGGGGATTCGTGGAGAGACGGCGAGTCGCTGGGGGCATTTCCACCGTGCGTTGCCGGGTAGACTGAAGGCCTGCAGGTAGAAGATAGTAGTATAAATCATATAGGATAGTAATTTCTTATGTAAAGGAACTCCCACAATACAATAGCAAGTGCTAGAAGCAATGCATTATGCCCGGGGAGGGAGGCATTTCCAGCAATTGGTCAGGACTGGACAGCATTTCTGATGTCACAGATAAGCCAGGCCAAtcgcattaaaggagaaggaaagctactaaagcagtttattgtcaatagattaactatatttattctgcagaatgctttaccatacctgagtaaaccactCTTGAAgctctctgtgtttgtttaggatagcagctgccatattagctttgacaacttcctgcctaagtctatccctgatcactcatagctctaggcttagattacagcagggaggggagaggagcaaactgagcatgctcaagcccaagccctggaagtttaagctgaaaacaggaagtctgatacagaagcccatgtagtcacaatagaaggaaagaaatactgtgtttcttttgacagaggactaagagcagggtttactggtgtatttatatagacctttctgataaagcttacttagtttaagcctttccttctcctttaagcctcccACTAACATCAGGATGTCCAATGATTTCTTCTACAGGCTTATCCTTAAACATGGCTACTGAATGAATGAGTCACGGGCCTTATTAGCCTAACACTGCCCAGCATCTACATAGAGAGGCATTCCAGGAATTCTCAGCATttaacaagcaggagttaagcaaatagtGCTTTTAATAGCGAACAtgtttgcaaataactttaaagacattgacaatttttaataaatgtatattggaacgttgcttagaattatgttttcttttattagccacatttttattttgcggtcgacttgccctttaagttagAAGTTTGTAAAAACAACCGCCTTAGCATCTCAGCACTGTAAACCTGTTAGACCAGTTTGTGCAGGCTCACTTAGGCTAATGTTATACAAGGATTTATGAaaaccattaaaggacaaggcaatcCTAAAGCTTTTTTATTGGGTACCTACATGTAACCCTTATTCTTTTTGGCAACCTGTGCCCCTCTCCAGTAAAGAAATTCCCCTGACACTGCTGTTTTTGGGTCAATGTTAtggatataaaagaaaaatgctaaatgtgacattagccttagacTTAAAGGGGAGCAGGGgtgtagctacagaggaagcaggccatgaggctgcagggggcccaggagatatagggggccaCATGAaccccaaataaagagcaatttcaacatatattggtaaaacaggacaacgcCTGGATATGTTAGaggccctaaaatttatttgctgtggggcccagtaacttatAATTATGCCACTGAAGGGGTGGCCTCACCTTCAGAACATagcggtatatttatcaaagagtgaagttagagatcaccacagtccactagggtgaaattccgccactctccattcatttctatgggattttgaaaggtgtatttatcaaattatgaattattgataaatactctttaaaaaccccataaaaaatgaatgcgCTGTGCTCATACGGGGAGGTGTACTAGGAGCTTGAGGCCTTGGACAGCGGGTGGTAGGACCGCGAGGCAAGGCCTCAGGGCACCATGCAAATACGGACCTGCCAGGgggcacaaaaaaatgtttttctaatggCGGCTCTGTGTGCGGGTAGAGATATTCTCAACCAGGCCCACCGTTCCTCCTCTATGTATAGACCTGCCcaacagtgatgtcacaaagggggcggggcaggtGTGAGTCTATATATTTAAGCGCTGGACACCAGAAAGTGTAGGTTGCATGTGGGGAAAGCAGGATCTCAACCTGGACCCAGCCacgactagagttgccacctggctggtattttagcagcctagccggtaaaacacctgccaaggccggggccggtattacaaatttaccggcaatgcagttgccggtaatttgtaataccctttaaaaaaaagcccctggcctacccccaattcgcaaagaacttacctttttccagCACTGCGATTTTGCTCCTCCCCTTTTGCGTCACGTTGCGTAGCTCCAGCCCCTTTTTATGTCACTGACCACCCCTtttttgtgcccgccccccaTTGGCCAGTAATCTTTttgagtaaaggtggcaaccctagccacgacccaaagattttttgcaggagccggcccaaacccgcccgacgCATAGGTTTctggccagcccgcacatcactactgcccataCAGGAAGCAGACACTGATCTAGTTACTGCACATGCTTCccctctcctgcttcatttgcatttcaCTAATCCTATTGGCTAAATCTTGCCAGCCAATCCCATAACAGATGTACAAATAAAACATGAGAAGGAAGCATGCGCAGAGCAAGTTCAGTTCAGTCGAGAGAACTTTAGCAGGATCAggtctgtagcttcaaaactgaaCATTTAAAAGAGTAAAgatttgcaaaaatttttttttccttacggGGCTATTCAATTGTAGACTATGGTCTaaggtgaagttcccctttaagtcagatTTTACAAAAGTGGCGATACTGAGACAAAATAAGTGTGTTGGATTTTCCACCAAATTCAGAAACCTCTGTCTCTACTTTTGTGAATATTTCTGttagacagttttcagattttgtctttcgcACAAGATTTTGAAGACCGTTTTTCTacaatttgtctttagctcttattacacctgtcagtcagccatcaaattggaatttgaaATAATATGAAAAGTGTtggttgagtcggaatttaggcaGATTTCTATTTGTGAATATGggaaagtattttactccaggTTACCAACACTTTAACTACAAAAATGGGCTCTcttcacttttgtgaatttcctcTTTATGCGTTCCTTTGATGTGAACattagtgatggctgaatttatTCGGCAAGTGTGAATTTGCGGGTTTCACCGAAggtgaataaattagtgaaattgcagtgaaaattcgc
This window contains:
- the atxn7.S gene encoding ataxin-7 isoform X3, whose product is MEFVKERRHSSVNKMPVTPPTSSMNSLYSTVSSKMKPSGGGCSITRPPAGSSASSNSKLIKSPKDKLQIGGSNRSMHPVQHSKTPQEKIMTPSVKVEKIHPNPKIDGVLKSTTGPACSSTVSSSIKTGLNCPSIPKPPLPSPGHIPNGKGILSTTPFSEKKPDDTNNRKYLHKRLSDREFDPDIHCGVVDVETKKPCTRSLTCKTHSLGYRRAVQGRKKRFDVLLAEHKNKTREKELLRHSEHQQQASALREPHPLPSKSSQELHQNSHGLTSPEAKPSITNKAKPHNPSLPRPSVYPATHGGNAPSDSPSLHESPQPLVSAAEPACRLSSDEGEGDEKEESAEKLDCHYSDHHPRPAAYCRFGSRQIGRGYYVFDKRWDHIRCALNFMVDKHLNSQMWRKIPPASSNSSSQAPHRSSTNATSNSVKSTGFLSHGTSPPVTATSPCLSLDKVSSSHATPLNCHPVGASDSVSSMQSRQVSSSPSTPSVLSPLPSPHSNKPQKLKNPKSLKPKETPASSTNCSSASSNNSSSGGGSGKKRKTSTPPQLLVHPPHSTESVRKNCALNSGTHHSPTTNSSQSSSHAIGLNFVNSKCNSVSLKHDQSGRGPPTGNSAESIKRMSVVMNSSDSTLSLGPFVHQAGEQTVNSHNSFSHSHASLDKLMGKKRRCLAGTSSITNNTSKSSKVAKLPPVNNNVHSKHNNVIAGTQALTNNSLRHQPKARP
- the atxn7.S gene encoding ataxin-7 isoform X2; this translates as MSERAEDDVTGEQRRAAVRQQQRRQQQGESSMAAGGDRTSLPSPGAMLGQPWAHWVDTVKLHGLEELEESWKECDKKREAMRLSREDMAIFGLCPAYDEFYLVMCSHCNQVIKPQAFQSHYERRHSSVNKMPVTPPTSSMNSLYSTVSSKMKPSGGGCSITRPPAGSSASSNSKLIKSPKDKLQIGGSNRSMHPVQHSKTPQEKIMTPSVKVEKIHPNPKIDGVLKSTTGPACSSTVSSSIKTGLNCPSIPKPPLPSPGHIPNGKGILSTTPFSEKKPDDTNNRKYLHKRLSDREFDPDIHCGVVDVETKKPCTRSLTCKTHSLGYRRAVQGRKKRFDVLLAEHKNKTREKELLRHSEHQQQASALREPHPLPSKSSQELHQNSHGLTSPEAKPSITNKAKPHNPSLPRPSVYPATHGGNAPSDSPSLHESPQPLVSAAEPACRLSSDEGEGDEKEESAEKLDCHYSDHHPRPAAYCRFGSRQIGRGYYVFDKRWDHIRCALNFMVDKHLNSQMWRKIPPASSNSSSQAPHRSSTNATSNSVKSTGFLSHGTSPPVTATSPCLSLDKVSSSHATPLNCHPVGASDSVSSMQSRQVSSSPSTPSVLSPLPSPHSNKPQKLKNPKSLKPKETPASSTNCSSASSNNSSSGGGSGKKRKTSTPPQLLVHPPHSTESVRKNCALNSGTHHSPTTNSSQSSSHAIGLNFVNSKCNSVSLKHDQSGRGPPTGNSAESIKRMSVVMNSSDSTLSLGPFVHQAGEQTVNSHNSFSHSHASLDKLMGKKRRCLAGTSSITNNTSKSSKVAKLPPVNNNVHSKHNNVIAGTQALTNNSLRHQPKARP